In Burkholderia gladioli, a genomic segment contains:
- the rplP gene encoding 50S ribosomal protein L16 encodes MLQPKRRKYRKEQKGRNTGIATRGNAVSFGEFGLKAIGRGRLTARQIEAARRAMTRHIKRGGRIWIRIFPDKPISQKPAEVRMGNGKGNPEYYVAEIQPGKMLYEMDGVTEELAREAFRLAAAKLPLKTAFIVRQLGA; translated from the coding sequence ATGCTGCAACCGAAACGCAGAAAGTATCGTAAGGAGCAGAAGGGTCGTAACACCGGTATCGCGACGCGGGGCAACGCCGTGTCGTTCGGTGAATTCGGCCTGAAGGCTATCGGTCGCGGCCGTCTGACCGCACGCCAGATCGAAGCGGCGCGTCGTGCCATGACGCGTCACATCAAGCGTGGCGGCCGGATCTGGATCCGTATCTTCCCGGACAAGCCGATTTCGCAGAAGCCGGCCGAAGTGCGGATGGGTAACGGTAAGGGTAACCCTGAGTACTACGTCGCCGAGATTCAGCCGGGCAAGATGCTGTACGAAATGGATGGCGTAACCGAAGAACTGGCACGCGAAGCGTTCCGTCTGGCAGCTGCCAAGCTGCCGCTCAAGACGGCATTCATCGTTCGTCAGCTCGGCGCCTAA
- the rpmC gene encoding 50S ribosomal protein L29 produces the protein MKASELLQKDQAALNKELSDLLKAQFGLRMQLATQQLTNTSQLKKVRRDIARVRTVLTQKANQK, from the coding sequence ATGAAGGCTTCCGAACTTCTCCAGAAAGATCAGGCCGCGCTCAACAAGGAGCTGTCGGACCTGTTGAAGGCGCAATTCGGCCTGCGCATGCAACTCGCGACCCAGCAGCTCACGAACACGAGCCAGCTGAAGAAGGTTCGTCGCGATATCGCTCGTGTGCGGACCGTCCTGACTCAGAAGGCGAACCAGAAATGA
- the rpsQ gene encoding 30S ribosomal protein S17: MNDSVKTSLKRTLVGRVVSNKMDKTVTVLIENRVKHPIYGKYVVRSKKYHAHDEANTYNEGDLVEIQETRPLSKTKAWTVSRLIEAARVI; the protein is encoded by the coding sequence ATGAACGATAGCGTGAAAACCTCGCTCAAGCGGACGCTGGTCGGTCGTGTGGTCAGCAACAAGATGGACAAGACCGTCACGGTGCTGATCGAGAACCGCGTCAAGCATCCGATCTACGGCAAGTACGTCGTGCGCTCGAAGAAGTACCACGCACACGACGAAGCGAACACCTACAACGAGGGTGACCTCGTCGAAATCCAGGAAACGCGTCCTCTCTCGAAGACCAAGGCCTGGACGGTGTCGCGCCTGATCGAAGCAGCCCGCGTCATCTAA
- the rplN gene encoding 50S ribosomal protein L14, translating into MIQTESRLEVADNTGAREVMCIKVLGGSKRRYASIGDIIKVTVKEATPRGRVKKGEIYNAVVVRTAKGVRRQDGSLIKFDGNAAVLLNNKLEPIGTRIFGPVTRELRSERFMKIVSLAPEVL; encoded by the coding sequence ATGATCCAGACCGAATCTCGGCTTGAAGTGGCCGACAACACGGGTGCACGTGAAGTCATGTGCATCAAGGTGCTCGGCGGCTCGAAGCGTCGTTATGCCAGCATTGGCGACATCATCAAGGTGACCGTCAAGGAAGCAACGCCGCGCGGGCGCGTGAAGAAAGGCGAAATCTACAACGCCGTGGTGGTTCGTACCGCCAAGGGCGTGCGTCGTCAAGACGGTTCGCTGATCAAGTTCGACGGCAACGCCGCTGTGCTTTTGAACAACAAGCTCGAGCCGATCGGCACCCGTATTTTCGGGCCGGTCACGCGTGAGCTGCGTAGCGAACGATTCATGAAGATCGTTTCGCTGGCGCCGGAAGTGCTGTAA
- the rplX gene encoding 50S ribosomal protein L24: MNKIRKGDEVIVVTGKDKGKRGVVLAVGAEHVTVEGINLVKKHVKPNPMKGTTGGVEAKTMPLHISNVALVDANGKASRVGIKVEEGKKVRFLKTTGAVLA, translated from the coding sequence ATGAACAAGATTCGCAAGGGTGACGAAGTCATCGTCGTCACCGGCAAGGACAAGGGCAAGCGCGGCGTCGTGCTGGCCGTCGGCGCCGAACATGTGACCGTCGAAGGTATCAACCTCGTCAAGAAGCATGTGAAGCCGAACCCGATGAAGGGTACGACGGGTGGCGTGGAAGCGAAGACGATGCCGCTGCATATTTCGAACGTCGCACTGGTCGACGCGAACGGCAAGGCCTCGCGTGTCGGCATCAAGGTCGAGGAAGGCAAGAAGGTTCGCTTCCTGAAGACGACCGGCGCCGTGCTGGCCTGA
- the rplE gene encoding 50S ribosomal protein L5, whose amino-acid sequence MARFQEFYKETVVPGLVEKFGYKSIMEVPRITKITLNMGLGEAVADKKIIENAVGDLTKIAGQKPVVTKARKAIAGFKIRQGYPIGAMVTLRGRAMYEFLDRFVTVALPRVRDFRGVSGRAFDGRGNYNIGVKEQIIFPEIDYDKIDALRGLNISITTTAKTDDEAKALLASFKFPFRN is encoded by the coding sequence ATGGCACGTTTTCAAGAGTTTTACAAAGAAACGGTAGTTCCCGGCCTGGTCGAGAAGTTCGGCTACAAGTCGATCATGGAAGTGCCGCGCATCACCAAGATCACCCTGAACATGGGCCTTGGCGAAGCCGTCGCTGACAAGAAGATCATCGAGAACGCCGTTGGCGATCTGACGAAGATCGCAGGTCAGAAGCCTGTCGTGACGAAGGCCCGCAAGGCAATCGCCGGCTTCAAGATCCGCCAGGGCTATCCGATCGGCGCGATGGTGACGCTGCGCGGCCGCGCGATGTATGAATTCCTCGATCGTTTCGTGACGGTCGCCCTGCCCCGCGTGCGCGATTTCCGCGGCGTGTCGGGTCGCGCGTTCGACGGCCGTGGCAACTACAACATCGGTGTGAAAGAGCAGATCATTTTCCCCGAAATCGATTACGACAAGATCGACGCGCTGCGTGGGCTGAACATCAGCATCACGACCACCGCGAAGACCGACGACGAAGCGAAGGCACTGCTCGCCAGCTTCAAGTTCCCGTTCAGAAACTGA
- the rpsN gene encoding 30S ribosomal protein S14: protein MAKLALIEREKKRARLAEKYAPKRAALKAIIDDESKSDEERYAARLELQQLPRNANPTRKRNRCAITGRPRGTFRKFGLARNKIREIAFRGEIPGLTKASW from the coding sequence GTGGCTAAACTGGCACTGATCGAACGTGAAAAGAAGCGTGCTCGCCTGGCAGAGAAGTACGCACCGAAGCGTGCGGCACTGAAGGCGATCATCGACGACGAGAGCAAGTCGGACGAAGAGCGCTACGCCGCCCGTCTCGAACTGCAACAACTGCCCCGCAACGCCAACCCGACCCGCAAGCGTAACCGCTGCGCGATCACGGGCCGTCCGCGTGGCACGTTCCGTAAATTCGGCCTCGCGCGTAACAAGATTCGTGAAATCGCTTTCCGCGGCGAGATTCCTGGCCTGACCAAGGCGAGCTGGTAA
- the rpsH gene encoding 30S ribosomal protein S8, giving the protein MSMSDPIADMLTRIRNAQMVEKVSVAMPSSKVKIAIAQVLKDEGYIDDFAVKTEGAKAELNIALKYYAGRPVIERLERVSKPGLRVYRGRNDIPQVMNGLGVAIVSTPKGVMTDRKARATGVGGEVICYVA; this is encoded by the coding sequence ATGAGCATGAGTGATCCTATCGCCGATATGCTGACTCGCATCCGCAACGCGCAGATGGTCGAGAAGGTTTCGGTGGCAATGCCCTCGTCGAAGGTCAAGATCGCGATCGCCCAAGTCCTGAAGGACGAAGGCTACATCGACGATTTCGCAGTCAAGACCGAAGGCGCGAAGGCAGAACTGAACATTGCACTGAAGTACTATGCCGGCCGTCCGGTCATCGAACGCCTCGAGCGCGTGTCGAAGCCCGGCCTGCGCGTGTACCGCGGTCGCAATGACATCCCTCAGGTCATGAATGGCCTGGGTGTGGCAATCGTGTCGACGCCGAAGGGCGTGATGACCGACCGCAAGGCGCGCGCTACGGGCGTCGGCGGCGAAGTCATCTGCTACGTCGCTTAA
- the rplF gene encoding 50S ribosomal protein L6 produces the protein MSRVGKSPIALQGAEVTLANGSITVKGPLGTISQVVNPLVTVVNQDGTLNLAPVDESREANALSGTMRAIIANMVHGVTKGFERKLTLVGVGYRAQAQGDKLNLSLGFSHPVVHQMPEGIKAETPTQTEIVIKGINKQQVGQVAAEVRGYRPPEPYKGKGVRYSDEVVILKETKKK, from the coding sequence ATGTCTCGAGTAGGTAAGAGCCCGATCGCGCTGCAAGGCGCCGAGGTGACGCTGGCAAACGGCTCCATCACCGTGAAGGGTCCGCTGGGCACGATCTCGCAAGTGGTCAATCCGCTTGTGACGGTGGTGAACCAGGACGGCACGCTGAACCTGGCGCCGGTCGACGAAAGCCGCGAAGCGAATGCACTGTCGGGCACGATGCGCGCGATCATCGCGAACATGGTGCACGGCGTGACCAAGGGTTTCGAGCGCAAGCTGACGCTGGTTGGCGTCGGTTATCGTGCGCAGGCGCAAGGCGACAAGCTGAACCTGTCGCTGGGTTTCTCGCACCCGGTGGTGCACCAGATGCCGGAAGGCATCAAGGCTGAAACCCCGACGCAAACCGAAATCGTGATCAAGGGGATCAACAAGCAACAAGTCGGTCAAGTGGCTGCGGAAGTCCGCGGTTACCGTCCGCCGGAGCCCTACAAGGGCAAGGGCGTGCGCTATTCCGACGAGGTTGTGATCCTCAAAGAAACGAAGAAGAAGTAA
- the rplR gene encoding 50S ribosomal protein L18 yields MDKTQSRLRRARQTRIKIAELQVARLAVHRTNSHIYAQVFSPCGTKVVASASTLEAEVRAQLADQSGKGGNVNAATLIGKRIAEKAKAAGIESVAFDRSGFRYHGRVKALADAAREAGLKF; encoded by the coding sequence ATGGATAAGACTCAATCTCGCCTGCGCCGCGCTCGCCAGACGCGTATCAAGATCGCTGAGCTGCAGGTCGCGCGTCTCGCCGTGCATCGCACGAACTCGCACATCTACGCGCAAGTGTTCTCGCCGTGCGGCACCAAGGTGGTGGCCAGTGCGTCGACGCTGGAAGCCGAAGTGCGTGCGCAGCTGGCTGACCAGTCGGGCAAGGGCGGCAACGTCAATGCCGCAACGCTGATCGGCAAGCGTATCGCCGAGAAGGCCAAGGCCGCCGGCATCGAATCCGTCGCCTTCGACCGCTCGGGCTTCCGCTACCATGGCCGCGTCAAGGCGCTGGCTGATGCAGCTCGCGAAGCTGGGCTCAAGTTCTAA
- the rpsE gene encoding 30S ribosomal protein S5 translates to MAKMQAKVQADERDDGLREKMISVNRVTKVVKGGRILGFAALTVVGDGDGRVGMGKGKAKEVPVAVQKAMEQARRNMFKVPLKNGTLQHEVHGKHGASTVLLAPAKGGTGVIAGGPMRAVFDVMGVQNVVAKSHGSTNPYNLVRATLDGLRKQSTPADIAAKRGKSVEEILG, encoded by the coding sequence ATGGCAAAGATGCAAGCGAAAGTTCAGGCTGACGAGCGCGACGACGGCCTTCGCGAAAAAATGATTTCGGTCAATCGCGTGACCAAGGTCGTGAAGGGTGGCCGGATTCTCGGTTTCGCCGCGCTGACCGTGGTTGGCGACGGTGATGGCCGCGTCGGTATGGGCAAGGGCAAGGCGAAGGAAGTGCCGGTCGCTGTCCAGAAGGCAATGGAGCAGGCTCGCCGCAACATGTTCAAGGTGCCGCTGAAGAACGGCACGCTGCAACATGAAGTGCACGGCAAGCATGGCGCGTCGACGGTCCTCCTCGCTCCGGCGAAGGGTGGTACCGGCGTGATCGCCGGCGGCCCGATGCGCGCGGTGTTCGACGTGATGGGCGTGCAGAACGTCGTCGCGAAGAGCCACGGCTCGACGAACCCGTACAACCTGGTTCGTGCGACGCTCGACGGCCTGCGCAAGCAATCGACGCCGGCTGACATTGCTGCCAAGCGCGGCAAGTCGGTCGAAGAAATTTTGGGCTAA
- the rpmD gene encoding 50S ribosomal protein L30 encodes MSDKTVKVQLVKSLIGTRESHRATVRGLGLRRLNSVSELQDTPAVRGMINKVSYLVKVIG; translated from the coding sequence ATGTCTGATAAAACTGTCAAGGTTCAGCTCGTCAAGAGCCTGATTGGGACCCGCGAATCGCACCGCGCCACCGTGCGCGGTCTGGGTCTGCGTCGACTCAACTCGGTCAGCGAGCTGCAGGATACGCCGGCCGTGCGCGGCATGATCAACAAGGTCTCGTACCTTGTTAAGGTCATCGGCTAA
- the rplO gene encoding 50S ribosomal protein L15: MELNNLKPAEGAKHAKRRVGRGIGSGLGKTAGRGHKGQKSRSGGFHKVGFEGGQMPLQRRLPKRGFTSLTKEFVGEVRLGDLEKLPVDEIDLLALKQAGLVGELTKSAKIIATGELKRKITVKGLGATKSARAAIEAAGGSFAE, encoded by the coding sequence ATGGAATTGAATAACCTGAAGCCGGCGGAAGGCGCGAAGCACGCTAAGCGTCGCGTCGGCCGCGGCATCGGTTCCGGCCTCGGTAAGACGGCCGGCCGTGGTCACAAGGGTCAGAAGTCGCGTTCGGGCGGCTTCCACAAGGTTGGCTTCGAAGGCGGTCAGATGCCGCTGCAACGTCGTCTGCCGAAGCGCGGCTTCACGTCGCTGACGAAGGAATTCGTCGGTGAAGTGCGTCTGGGCGACCTCGAGAAGCTGCCGGTCGACGAGATCGATCTGCTCGCACTGAAGCAAGCCGGCCTGGTCGGCGAGCTGACGAAGAGCGCGAAGATCATCGCCACGGGCGAGCTGAAGCGCAAGATCACCGTGAAGGGTCTCGGCGCGACGAAGTCGGCACGCGCAGCGATCGAAGCGGCTGGCGGTTCGTTCGCCGAGTAA
- the secY gene encoding preprotein translocase subunit SecY encodes MANSPSLAKPGRSTAKFGDLRRRAMFLLLALIVYRIGAHIPVPGIDPDQLAKLFQSQAGGILGMFNMFSGGALSRFTIFALGIMPYISASIIMQLLAIVSPQLEALKKEGQAGQRKITQYTRVFTVVLATFQAFGIAAALENQPGLVIDPGMLFRLTTVVTLVTGTMFLMWLGEQITERGLGNGISIIIFGGIAAGFPNAVGGLFELVRTGSMSIISAIIIVVLIAAVTYLVVFIERGQRKILVNYAKRQVGNKIYGGQSSHLPLKLNMSGVIPPIFASSIILFPATILSWFSSGERKSWLSDTLHNVAEALKPGQPVYVLLYTLAIVFFCFFYTALVFNSRETADNLKKSGAFVPGIRPGDQTARYIDRILTRLTLAGAIYIVFVCLLPEFLVLRWNVPFYFGGTSLLIIVVVTMDFMAQVQSYVMSQQYESLLKKANFKGSNIPMR; translated from the coding sequence TTGGCCAACAGCCCGAGTCTCGCAAAACCCGGTCGAAGCACGGCGAAGTTCGGCGATCTGCGTCGGCGGGCGATGTTCCTGCTGCTGGCGCTGATCGTCTATCGCATCGGCGCGCACATTCCGGTTCCGGGCATCGATCCGGATCAACTGGCGAAGCTGTTCCAGAGCCAGGCAGGCGGCATCCTCGGCATGTTCAACATGTTCTCGGGTGGTGCGTTGTCCCGCTTCACGATCTTCGCGCTGGGGATCATGCCGTACATCTCCGCGTCGATCATCATGCAGTTGCTGGCGATTGTCTCGCCGCAGCTCGAGGCGCTGAAGAAGGAAGGGCAGGCAGGGCAGCGGAAGATCACGCAGTACACGCGTGTCTTCACGGTCGTGCTGGCCACGTTCCAGGCCTTCGGCATCGCGGCTGCGCTGGAAAATCAGCCTGGCCTCGTGATCGATCCGGGCATGCTGTTCCGTCTCACGACGGTCGTCACCCTGGTGACGGGCACGATGTTCCTGATGTGGCTCGGCGAGCAGATCACCGAGCGCGGTCTGGGCAACGGTATTTCGATCATCATCTTCGGCGGGATCGCAGCAGGGTTCCCGAATGCCGTGGGTGGTCTGTTCGAGCTGGTGCGTACGGGTTCGATGAGCATCATTTCGGCGATCATCATCGTCGTCCTGATTGCCGCGGTGACCTACCTGGTCGTGTTCATTGAACGCGGTCAGCGCAAGATCCTCGTGAACTACGCGAAACGCCAGGTCGGCAACAAGATTTACGGTGGGCAGTCGTCGCACCTGCCGCTGAAGTTGAACATGTCGGGCGTGATTCCGCCGATCTTCGCGTCGTCGATCATCCTGTTCCCGGCAACCATTCTGAGCTGGTTCAGTTCGGGTGAGCGCAAGAGCTGGCTGTCCGACACGCTTCACAACGTGGCGGAAGCGCTGAAGCCGGGTCAGCCGGTGTACGTGCTGCTGTACACGCTGGCGATCGTGTTTTTCTGCTTCTTCTACACCGCACTGGTGTTCAACAGCAGGGAAACGGCGGACAACCTGAAGAAAAGCGGTGCATTCGTGCCGGGCATCCGTCCGGGCGACCAGACCGCGCGATACATCGATCGCATCCTCACGCGTCTGACGCTGGCCGGTGCGATCTACATCGTCTTCGTGTGTCTGCTGCCGGAATTCCTGGTGCTGCGCTGGAATGTGCCGTTTTATTTTGGTGGAACGTCGCTGCTGATCATTGTCGTCGTCACGATGGACTTCATGGCGCAGGTGCAGTCGTACGTTATGTCGCAACAGTATGAATCGCTGCTCAAGAAAGCCAATTTCAAGGGCAGCAACATCCCAATGCGTTGA
- the infA gene encoding translation initiation factor IF-1, which translates to MAKDDVIQMQGEVVENLPNATFRVKLENGHVVLGHISGKMRMHYIRILPGDKVTVELTPYDLSRARIVFRAK; encoded by the coding sequence ATGGCCAAAGACGATGTAATCCAGATGCAGGGAGAAGTGGTCGAAAACCTTCCGAATGCTACCTTCCGCGTGAAGCTGGAAAACGGCCATGTCGTGTTGGGGCATATCTCAGGCAAGATGCGGATGCACTACATCCGTATCTTGCCGGGCGACAAGGTGACGGTTGAATTGACGCCTTACGATCTGTCGCGTGCGCGGATCGTGTTCCGGGCGAAGTGA
- the rpmJ gene encoding 50S ribosomal protein L36 has product MKVMASVKRICRNCKIIKRKGVVRVICSSDPRHKQRQG; this is encoded by the coding sequence ATGAAAGTGATGGCATCGGTTAAGCGCATTTGCCGCAATTGCAAGATCATCAAGCGCAAGGGTGTGGTTCGCGTGATCTGCAGCTCGGACCCGCGCCATAAACAGCGTCAAGGCTGA
- the rpsM gene encoding 30S ribosomal protein S13, with product MARIAGVNIPNHQHTEIGLTAIFGVGRTRARSICVAAGVEFSKKVKDLNDADLEKLREEVGKFVVEGDLRREVTMNIKRLMDLGCYRGVRHRKGLPMRGQRTRTNARTRKGPRRAAQALKK from the coding sequence ATGGCTCGTATCGCAGGGGTTAACATCCCGAATCACCAGCATACCGAGATCGGCCTGACGGCGATTTTCGGTGTTGGCCGCACGCGCGCTCGCAGCATCTGCGTCGCAGCAGGCGTCGAATTCTCGAAGAAGGTCAAGGACCTGAACGACGCAGACCTCGAAAAGCTGCGTGAAGAAGTGGGCAAGTTTGTCGTCGAAGGCGATCTGCGCCGTGAAGTGACGATGAACATCAAGCGCCTGATGGACCTCGGCTGCTACCGCGGCGTCCGCCATCGCAAGGGTCTGCCGATGCGTGGCCAGCGTACGCGTACGAATGCACGTACCCGCAAGGGTCCGCGCCGCGCCGCTCAAGCGCTGAAGAAATAA
- the rpsK gene encoding 30S ribosomal protein S11: protein MAKASNNAAQRVRKKVKKNVAEGVVHVHASFNNTIITITDRQGNALAWATSGGQGFKGSRKSTPFAAQVAAESAGRVAMEYGVKNLEVRIKGPGPGRESAVRALHGLGIKITAISDVTPIPHNGCRPPKRRRI from the coding sequence ATGGCTAAGGCTTCCAATAACGCGGCTCAACGCGTTCGCAAGAAGGTTAAGAAGAACGTTGCGGAAGGCGTGGTTCACGTTCACGCATCGTTCAACAACACGATCATCACGATCACCGATCGTCAGGGCAACGCTCTGGCGTGGGCGACGTCGGGCGGCCAGGGCTTCAAGGGTTCGCGCAAGTCGACCCCGTTCGCAGCACAGGTCGCAGCCGAGTCGGCTGGCCGTGTCGCGATGGAATACGGCGTGAAGAACCTCGAAGTTCGCATCAAGGGCCCGGGCCCGGGTCGTGAGTCGGCAGTGCGCGCACTGCACGGCCTCGGCATCAAGATCACGGCGATTTCCGACGTGACCCCGATCCCGCACAACGGCTGCCGTCCGCCGAAGCGCCGCCGCATCTAA
- the rpsD gene encoding 30S ribosomal protein S4 encodes MARYTGPKAKLSRREGTDLFLKSARRSLADKCKLDSKPGQHGRISGARTSDYGTQLREKQKVKRIYGVLERQFRRYFAEADRRKGNTGETLLQLLESRLDNVVYRMGFGSTRAEARQLVGHKAITVNGIVSNIPSLQVKAGDIIAIREKSKKQARIVEALSLAEQGGMPSWVAVDAKKFEGTFKQVPERAEIAGDINESLIVELYSR; translated from the coding sequence GTGGCACGTTATACCGGCCCCAAGGCCAAGCTGTCCCGCCGTGAAGGCACCGACCTGTTCCTGAAGAGCGCGCGTCGCTCGCTCGCCGACAAGTGCAAGCTCGACAGCAAGCCGGGTCAGCACGGCCGCATCTCCGGTGCGCGCACGTCCGACTACGGTACGCAGCTGCGTGAAAAGCAGAAGGTCAAGCGCATCTACGGCGTGCTGGAGCGCCAGTTCCGTCGCTACTTCGCGGAAGCCGACCGCCGCAAGGGCAACACGGGTGAAACCCTGCTGCAACTGCTCGAGTCGCGCCTGGACAACGTCGTCTACCGCATGGGTTTCGGTTCGACCCGCGCCGAAGCGCGTCAGCTCGTGGGCCACAAGGCCATCACGGTGAACGGCATCGTCTCGAACATCCCGTCGCTGCAAGTCAAGGCGGGCGACATCATCGCGATCCGCGAAAAGTCGAAGAAGCAGGCGCGTATCGTCGAAGCGCTGTCGCTGGCTGAGCAAGGCGGCATGCCGAGCTGGGTCGCGGTCGATGCGAAGAAGTTCGAAGGCACCTTCAAGCAAGTGCCGGAGCGCGCCGAAATCGCAGGCGACATCAACGAAAGCCTGATCGTCGAATTGTATTCGCGTTAA
- a CDS encoding DNA-directed RNA polymerase subunit alpha, with protein MQTSLLKPKIIAVESLGENHAKVVMEPFERGYGHTLGNALRRVLLSSMIGYAPTEVTIAGVVHEYSTLDGVQEDVVNLLLNLKGVVFKLHNRDEVTVTLRKEGEGIVTAGDIELAHDCEVINPDHVIAHLTKGGKLDVQIKIEKGRGYVPGNVRRYGEESAKIIGRIVLDASFSPVRRVSYAVESARVEQRTDLDKLVMNIETSGVITPEEAIRQSARILVDQLSVFAALEGTETAAEAPSRAPQIDPILLRPVDDLELTVRSANCLKAENIYYIGDLIQRTENELLKTPNLGRKSLNEIKEVLASRGLTLGMKLENWPPAGLDK; from the coding sequence ATGCAAACCAGTTTGTTGAAACCCAAGATCATCGCCGTGGAATCGCTGGGCGAGAACCATGCGAAAGTGGTCATGGAGCCGTTCGAACGCGGCTACGGTCACACCTTGGGCAATGCGCTCCGTCGTGTCCTGCTGTCGTCGATGATCGGCTACGCGCCGACCGAAGTGACGATCGCCGGCGTGGTGCACGAGTATTCGACGCTTGATGGTGTGCAAGAGGACGTCGTCAACCTGCTGCTGAACCTGAAGGGCGTGGTTTTCAAGCTGCACAACCGCGACGAAGTCACGGTGACGCTGCGCAAGGAAGGCGAAGGCATCGTGACGGCCGGCGACATCGAACTCGCGCATGACTGCGAGGTGATCAACCCGGATCACGTGATCGCCCACCTGACGAAGGGCGGCAAGCTCGACGTCCAGATCAAGATCGAGAAGGGCCGCGGCTATGTGCCGGGCAACGTGCGTCGCTATGGCGAGGAGTCGGCCAAGATCATCGGCCGCATCGTGCTGGACGCGTCGTTCTCGCCGGTTCGTCGCGTGAGCTACGCCGTCGAGAGCGCCCGTGTCGAGCAGCGTACCGACTTGGACAAGCTCGTCATGAACATCGAGACGAGCGGCGTGATCACCCCGGAAGAGGCGATTCGCCAGTCGGCCCGCATCCTGGTCGACCAGCTGTCCGTGTTCGCGGCGCTGGAAGGCACGGAAACGGCCGCCGAAGCCCCGTCGCGCGCGCCGCAGATCGATCCGATCCTGCTGCGTCCGGTCGATGATCTCGAGCTGACGGTTCGTTCGGCGAACTGCCTGAAGGCCGAGAACATCTACTACATCGGCGACCTGATCCAGCGCACGGAAAACGAGCTGCTGAAGACGCCGAACCTCGGTCGCAAGTCGCTCAACGAGATCAAGGAAGTGCTCGCTTCGCGCGGTCTTACGCTGGGCATGAAGCTCGAGAACTGGCCGCCGGCTGGTCTCGACAAGTAA
- the rplQ gene encoding 50S ribosomal protein L17, with the protein MRHRHGLRKLNRTSSHRLAMLRNMSNSLIEHEVIKTTLPKAKELRKVVEPLITLGKKPSLANRRLAFNRLRDRDSVTKLFDVLGPRFANRPGGYLRILKFGFRVGDNAPMALVELLDRPEVSEENVQEAE; encoded by the coding sequence ATGCGTCACCGTCATGGTCTGCGGAAACTGAACCGCACGAGCAGCCACCGTCTGGCAATGCTCCGTAACATGTCCAACTCGCTGATCGAGCACGAAGTCATCAAGACGACGCTGCCGAAGGCGAAGGAACTGCGCAAGGTCGTCGAGCCCCTCATCACCCTGGGCAAGAAGCCGTCGCTGGCCAACCGTCGCCTGGCGTTCAACCGCCTGCGCGATCGTGACTCGGTCACGAAGCTGTTCGACGTGCTCGGTCCGCGCTTCGCGAACCGTCCGGGCGGCTACCTGCGTATCCTGAAGTTCGGCTTCCGCGTTGGCGACAATGCACCGATGGCGCTGGTCGAACTGCTCGACCGCCCGGAAGTCTCGGAAGAGAACGTCCAGGAAGCGGAATAA
- the cutA gene encoding divalent-cation tolerance protein CutA encodes MVIVLMMTTVPDAATARLLADGALGGRLAACVSELGTIRSNYHWQGKVESAEEIQLLFKTSAQRSLELERFIASHHPYETPEIVSWQATASDAYGAWVAAETQRLFHV; translated from the coding sequence ATGGTGATCGTTCTGATGATGACGACCGTGCCCGATGCGGCCACGGCTCGCTTGCTCGCCGACGGCGCGCTGGGCGGCCGGCTCGCGGCATGCGTGTCGGAGCTCGGCACGATCCGCTCGAACTACCACTGGCAGGGCAAGGTCGAATCCGCGGAGGAGATCCAGCTGCTGTTCAAGACGAGTGCGCAGCGCTCGCTCGAACTCGAGCGCTTCATCGCGTCCCATCATCCCTACGAGACGCCCGAAATCGTCTCGTGGCAGGCCACCGCCTCCGATGCCTATGGCGCCTGGGTGGCGGCCGAAACCCAACGCCTGTTCCATGTCTGA